The following proteins come from a genomic window of Pseudomonas putida:
- a CDS encoding DUF2589 domain-containing protein, with amino-acid sequence MQKPPAPMTSIDLREITRGLQEAASATNSLIAQQYINLFDQFFECDTEALGAPMKAKMVEVAMDGQHIMRVPLFALVSPKGLALERMQVDLSVRVKGTEAQQALLTASESKTASFKVTIGGQGRQGENRDPDEVQIRMQFQASEPPEALNRLIEEYTNLIVPVRATTPPPSPDTNEFIEAATVR; translated from the coding sequence TTGCAAAAGCCCCCCGCCCCCATGACCTCCATTGACCTGCGTGAAATTACCCGTGGCCTGCAAGAAGCCGCCAGTGCCACCAATAGCTTGATTGCCCAGCAGTACATCAACCTGTTTGACCAGTTTTTCGAATGCGACACTGAAGCACTGGGCGCCCCCATGAAAGCCAAGATGGTCGAGGTGGCCATGGATGGGCAGCACATCATGCGCGTCCCCTTGTTTGCGCTGGTGTCACCGAAAGGCCTGGCCCTGGAGCGCATGCAGGTCGACCTGTCGGTAAGGGTCAAAGGCACCGAGGCGCAGCAGGCACTGCTGACCGCAAGCGAGAGCAAGACCGCAAGCTTCAAGGTCACCATTGGCGGCCAAGGCCGTCAGGGCGAAAACCGAGACCCGGACGAAGTGCAGATCCGCATGCAGTTCCAGGCAAGCGAACCGCCAGAGGCTCTGAACCGGTTGATCGAGGAATACACCAACCTGATCGTTCCGGTACGCGCCACCACTCCACCACCCTCACCCGACACCAACGAGTTCATCGAGGCGGCCACCGTCCGTTGA
- a CDS encoding DUF2589 domain-containing protein → MSLDNSLIGSVINALPMDRMIAGPLQAMVQAQVTASKSYADFLMQVCVQDGKAVAIQFDYDETIVDEQGEYKGVVSKTMKVPLMAAITHPNISIEEGNVEFELVINQMSEDVSSKDMNAEATGSLGWGPFRLNVKGSVSHKSTQTRKTDTRARYAFNTTLKRQEPPEAMMRVIEFLTDAATKPTVVRTAELECPDEISQADTLKRPAPANLPTP, encoded by the coding sequence ATGTCGTTAGATAACAGCCTTATAGGCTCCGTGATCAATGCCCTGCCGATGGACCGCATGATCGCCGGTCCCTTGCAGGCCATGGTCCAGGCGCAGGTAACCGCCAGCAAATCGTACGCCGACTTCCTGATGCAGGTATGCGTTCAGGATGGCAAGGCAGTCGCCATCCAGTTCGACTACGACGAAACCATCGTCGACGAACAGGGCGAATACAAAGGCGTGGTCAGCAAGACCATGAAAGTGCCGCTGATGGCGGCCATTACCCACCCGAACATTTCCATCGAAGAGGGTAATGTAGAGTTCGAGCTGGTTATCAACCAGATGTCGGAAGATGTTTCCAGCAAGGACATGAATGCAGAAGCTACCGGCTCACTGGGATGGGGGCCGTTCAGGCTGAACGTGAAAGGCAGCGTGAGCCACAAATCCACGCAAACCCGCAAAACAGATACCCGCGCCCGCTATGCCTTCAACACGACCCTGAAACGTCAGGAACCGCCCGAAGCGATGATGAGGGTAATCGAGTTCCTCACTGACGCCGCAACCAAGCCAACCGTTGTCCGAACCGCCGAACTGGAATGCCCGGACGAAATCTCCCAGGCGGATACCTTGAAACGACCTGCGCCTGCAAACCTGCCGACCCCGTAA
- a CDS encoding transcriptional regulator, with product MQKPDLSQIDISQLPHSLQALIDCIGIENAYQLTCAYGGRPKYIPKHRERTKLADVLPAEALDALIKRFAGVALEIPKADHFLRQLRNQQIQKESANGLSRSLLANKYGLSLRQIGNIRRQELCTR from the coding sequence ATGCAAAAGCCAGATTTGAGCCAGATCGATATCAGCCAACTGCCCCACTCGCTGCAGGCCCTGATCGACTGTATAGGCATCGAAAACGCCTACCAACTGACCTGCGCCTACGGTGGCAGGCCCAAGTACATCCCCAAGCACCGCGAGCGCACCAAGCTCGCTGACGTGCTGCCGGCCGAAGCGCTCGACGCACTGATCAAGCGCTTTGCCGGGGTCGCCCTGGAGATCCCCAAGGCTGACCACTTTCTGCGTCAGCTGCGCAACCAGCAGATCCAGAAGGAAAGCGCCAACGGTTTGTCCCGCAGCCTGCTGGCCAACAAGTACGGCCTGAGCCTGCGGCAGATCGGCAACATCCGGCGCCAGGAGCTTTGCACGCGCTGA
- a CDS encoding fe2+ zn2+ uptake regulation protein encodes MHNPQTSIQAGRAPGKASKGQDVFAEERIGNEQIRELLRTFGLRTSLIRLKVIDALHAADRNGRSIGVRGVHAQLEQLDIPLSFLSVREVLKRLCTEGVIQLGSDKCYRLNPQARAVLEQTPSR; translated from the coding sequence ATGCACAACCCGCAAACCTCGATCCAGGCCGGGCGCGCGCCAGGCAAAGCGTCCAAGGGACAGGACGTATTTGCTGAAGAACGAATCGGCAACGAACAGATCCGCGAGCTGTTACGCACCTTCGGCCTGCGCACCAGCCTGATCCGCCTCAAGGTTATCGACGCCTTGCACGCCGCCGACCGCAATGGCCGCAGTATTGGCGTGCGCGGGGTGCACGCACAACTGGAACAACTGGATATCCCGCTGTCGTTCCTCAGTGTGCGCGAAGTGCTCAAGCGCCTGTGCACCGAAGGTGTCATACAACTGGGTAGCGACAAATGTTACAGGCTCAACCCCCAGGCGCGCGCCGTACTGGAGCAAACACCCTCGCGCTGA
- a CDS encoding acylase: MFPFCRPMTCAGLAAALVAFSVGVQAQPAPADASAQIRYTRYGVPHIVAKDERGLGYGVGYAYAQDNLCLLANEVLTVSGERSRYFGAKGKTLEQRDNLTSDLFFTWLNSPAAVDAFLQAQPAPVQALLAGYASGYNRALAERRRQGLPAECGDGEWVRPISSQDLVKLTRRLLAEGGVGQFVEALAGAQPPTLTSQQSSAGFAAALARQARFAAERGSNAVAVGAQRSANGRGLLLANPHFPWMGGMRFYQMQLTIPGQLDVMGAALPGLPVVNIGFNQHLAWTHTVDTSKHFTLYRLQLDPKDPTRYMLDGKSLPMARQTLRVAVKGADGRLSQIERPVYSSQFGPVVQWPGRLDWDARAAYSVRDANLENSRVLQQWYQINRADNLAALRGSVEQLQGIPWVNTLAVDEGGRALYLNQSVVPYVDQHLLDACSNPQAQGQLVVLDGSRSACQWKVDAQAAQPGIFPARLLPSLERDDFVQNSNDPAWMANPAQPLTGYSPLVSRNDQPLGMRGRFALQRLQGKARLGVDELQRMVTDDEVYLASLVLPDLLQWCKGASADVQAVCSSLAAWNGKADLDSGMGLVHFQNLFSALAEHPESWRVAFNPADPQHTPRGLAVEQAVVSRRVHQAALASLKQVSESGVAGEARWGQVQQSLDGTPVPGGPQALGVYNAIYSVPHGQGKRLVVSGTSYLQLVSFTDKGPEARGLLAFSQSSEKASAHASDQTKAFAAKQLAVIPFTEAQIKADPEYREVVISERDKGAVAQQ, encoded by the coding sequence GTGTTTCCATTTTGCCGTCCCATGACTTGCGCCGGCCTGGCCGCTGCCCTGGTGGCCTTCAGCGTCGGTGTGCAGGCGCAGCCCGCGCCAGCCGACGCCAGTGCCCAGATCCGTTACACCCGTTACGGCGTACCGCATATCGTGGCCAAGGATGAGCGTGGCCTGGGCTATGGCGTCGGCTATGCCTACGCCCAGGACAACCTGTGCCTGCTCGCCAATGAAGTGCTGACCGTAAGCGGCGAGCGCTCACGCTATTTCGGCGCCAAGGGCAAGACCCTGGAGCAGCGTGACAACCTGACCAGCGACCTGTTCTTCACCTGGCTCAATAGCCCAGCGGCGGTCGATGCCTTCCTGCAGGCGCAACCCGCGCCGGTGCAGGCGTTGCTGGCGGGTTATGCCAGCGGCTACAACCGGGCGTTGGCCGAACGCCGTCGTCAAGGGCTGCCCGCCGAGTGTGGCGATGGTGAGTGGGTGCGGCCCATCAGCAGCCAGGATCTGGTCAAACTGACCCGCCGTTTACTGGCCGAGGGCGGTGTCGGGCAGTTCGTCGAGGCGTTGGCGGGGGCGCAACCGCCAACGCTGACCAGCCAGCAATCGTCAGCGGGCTTTGCCGCCGCTTTGGCGCGTCAGGCGCGGTTCGCCGCAGAGCGCGGCAGCAATGCAGTGGCAGTAGGCGCACAGCGTTCAGCCAATGGCCGCGGCCTGTTGCTGGCCAACCCGCACTTCCCGTGGATGGGCGGCATGCGCTTCTACCAGATGCAACTGACCATTCCTGGCCAGCTCGATGTGATGGGCGCGGCGCTACCGGGCCTGCCGGTGGTCAACATTGGTTTCAACCAACACCTGGCGTGGACGCACACCGTCGACACTTCCAAGCACTTCACGCTTTATCGCCTGCAACTCGACCCCAAAGACCCGACGCGCTATATGCTTGATGGCAAGTCGCTGCCGATGGCCCGGCAAACCCTCCGTGTTGCGGTCAAGGGCGCGGATGGCCGCCTGAGCCAGATTGAGCGGCCGGTCTACAGTTCGCAGTTCGGCCCGGTGGTGCAATGGCCAGGTCGCCTGGACTGGGATGCGCGGGCGGCCTACAGCGTGCGAGACGCCAACCTTGAGAATTCGCGGGTGTTGCAGCAGTGGTACCAGATCAACCGAGCCGACAACCTGGCGGCATTGAGGGGATCGGTCGAGCAGTTGCAGGGTATCCCATGGGTCAACACGCTGGCGGTGGACGAAGGGGGGCGGGCCTTGTACCTGAACCAGTCGGTGGTGCCCTACGTCGACCAGCACTTGCTGGATGCTTGCAGCAACCCGCAGGCGCAAGGGCAGCTGGTGGTGCTGGATGGCTCGCGCAGTGCATGCCAGTGGAAAGTTGACGCGCAGGCGGCGCAACCGGGCATCTTCCCGGCGCGGCTGCTGCCAAGCCTGGAGCGAGACGACTTCGTGCAGAACTCCAACGACCCGGCCTGGATGGCCAACCCGGCGCAGCCGCTGACCGGCTACTCACCACTGGTCAGCCGCAATGACCAGCCACTGGGTATGCGTGGCCGCTTTGCCTTGCAGCGCCTGCAGGGCAAAGCCCGGTTAGGAGTAGATGAACTGCAGCGCATGGTCACCGATGACGAGGTGTACCTGGCCAGCCTGGTGTTGCCAGACCTGCTGCAATGGTGCAAAGGTGCCAGCGCAGATGTGCAGGCCGTGTGCAGCAGCCTTGCCGCCTGGAACGGCAAGGCCGACCTCGACAGTGGTATGGGCCTGGTGCACTTCCAGAACCTGTTCAGTGCGCTGGCCGAGCACCCGGAAAGCTGGCGAGTGGCATTCAACCCGGCCGACCCGCAACACACCCCGCGCGGCCTGGCTGTCGAGCAGGCGGTAGTGAGCAGGCGGGTACATCAGGCAGCACTGGCGTCGCTCAAGCAGGTCAGTGAAAGTGGCGTTGCCGGAGAGGCACGGTGGGGGCAGGTGCAACAGTCCCTTGATGGCACGCCGGTACCGGGCGGCCCGCAGGCGCTAGGGGTGTACAACGCGATCTACAGCGTGCCGCACGGGCAGGGCAAGCGGCTGGTGGTGAGTGGCACCAGCTACCTGCAACTGGTCAGCTTTACTGACAAGGGGCCAGAAGCCCGTGGCCTGCTGGCGTTTTCCCAGTCGAGTGAGAAGGCTTCGGCGCATGCCAGTGACCAGACCAAGGCATTTGCGGCCAAGCAATTGGCGGTGATTCCGTTTACCGAGGCGCAGATCAAGGCAGACCCGGAGTATCGGGAAGTGGTGATCAGTGAGCGGGACAAGGGGGCAGTTGCGCAGCAGTAA
- a CDS encoding UDP-2,3-diacylglucosamine diphosphatase — MILLISDLHLQEERPDISRAFLDLLDGRARHAKALYILGDFFEAWIGDDAMTPFQQSICQAMRRLSDSGTAIYLMHGNRDFLIGQAFCEAAGCTLLNDPSVIELGGEQVLLMHGDTLCTRDLGYIKMRRLLRNPLSLWILRHLPLSARYKLARKLRSESRTQVRMKSTEIVDVTPEEVPKVMAAHGVRTLVHGHTHRPAIHKLMVDGQPARRIVLGDWDRRGWALQVDEQGFQLAPFEFS; from the coding sequence CCTGCAAGAAGAACGCCCGGATATTTCCCGGGCGTTTCTTGATCTGCTCGATGGCCGCGCCCGCCACGCCAAGGCCCTGTACATCCTTGGTGACTTCTTCGAAGCGTGGATTGGCGACGATGCCATGACGCCCTTCCAGCAGTCGATCTGCCAGGCCATGCGCCGGCTGAGCGACAGTGGCACGGCCATCTACCTGATGCATGGCAACCGTGACTTCCTGATTGGCCAGGCCTTTTGCGAAGCTGCGGGCTGCACGCTGTTGAACGACCCCAGCGTGATCGAGCTGGGTGGTGAGCAGGTGCTGCTGATGCATGGCGACACCCTGTGCACCCGCGACCTGGGCTACATAAAGATGCGCCGCCTGCTGCGCAATCCGCTGAGCTTGTGGATCCTGCGCCACCTGCCGCTGTCGGCCCGCTACAAGCTGGCACGCAAGCTGCGCAGCGAAAGCCGCACGCAAGTGCGGATGAAGTCCACCGAAATCGTCGACGTCACGCCAGAAGAAGTCCCCAAGGTGATGGCGGCGCATGGCGTGCGCACCTTGGTGCACGGCCATACCCATCGGCCAGCGATTCACAAGCTGATGGTCGACGGCCAGCCGGCCCGGCGCATCGTGCTGGGCGACTGGGACCGCCGCGGTTGGGCCTTGCAGGTTGACGAGCAGGGCTTTCAGCTGGCGCCGTTCGAGTTTTCCTGA